Genomic window (Dyadobacter fanqingshengii):
GGTGATCCCTCCGCAAAGCATGCCGAATAAATTTCAGAAGGTCGTATATGCTACCCAGTTTGAATATGATGAAACCGATATTTTGCGTGAGGTTTTCGTTTTGATGAACCACCTCGGCGCAAATTTGACATTATTAAAAATCCAGTCCGATTCACAACCCAACATTCAGGCTGATCATCAGTTCATTGACGAAATTAAATCCAAATTCACGATTGCGGCCGACGCCATTGTTTTTCGCGAATCCAGGCATGTGCTTGACGGCATAGAGGATTATTGCGACGAAGTAGGCGCAGACCTGCTCATTATGTCGGCGCGGGAACGTTCGTTTATTGAAGAATTTTTGATCAATCCGAGCGTTACCAGGAAACTGATCATAGACACGCATGTGCCATTGCTGGTTTTTCATCTCAAATAAATCAAATTGGAAAAGGCAGAGAACAAACGGGCTTTCCAGCCGGAAGATCTGGTTTCACGTAACCAAAAAAAGAAGCGGTATAAGAGAAATCTGCTGACCTCTCCGGGCACGCTCACTTACATTGGACCCGATGTTGAGTTAAAGACCAAAATCCGGAAAATCGTTTACAATGACCAGATCTTTCGGGACGAGCCAGTGAAATCGCTGCTCGAATGCAGTCCCGAAGCTTCCAATGAAAAAGCCGTGACCTGGCTGGACGTCGACGGAATCCATGAAACTGCGCTGATAGCCAAATTAGGCAAACTTTATCACCTGCATCCCCTGCTGCTGGAAGATGTAGTAAACACGGAACACAAGCCAAAACTCGAAATATATGACAACGGGCACTTGTTCCTGACGCTGAAAATGTTGCACATTGATTCGGAATCGCCCATATGTCTTTCTGCTGAGCATGTCAGTTTTGTTTTGGGAGAAAACTATTTGCTATCTTTTCAGGAAGAGCTTTCCAATGATATTTTTACGCCCGTACTGGATAGATTACAAGCTTCCGTAGGCAAAACCCGGCGGAACGGCGCCGATTATCTGCTATTTGCGTTGATGGATATCGTGATTGACAACTATTTCATAGTGCTGGAAAAACTGGGCGACAGTCTGGATACGGTTGAAGACCAGGTAATCCGGGGAACAGAGGAGTTGTCACTCAAAGAACTATACTCGCTGAAACGCGAACTGACCATCGCCAGAAGGGTTATATGGCCGCTGCGGGATATGATCAACCAGTTGATCCGGGAGGATAATCCGCTGATCAGCAAGGAAACGATCCCCTATCTTCGGGATCTTTACGATCACGTCATGCAGGTTCTTGACACCATTGACTCCTATCGAGAACTCGT
Coding sequences:
- the corA gene encoding magnesium/cobalt transporter CorA, with the translated sequence MEKAENKRAFQPEDLVSRNQKKKRYKRNLLTSPGTLTYIGPDVELKTKIRKIVYNDQIFRDEPVKSLLECSPEASNEKAVTWLDVDGIHETALIAKLGKLYHLHPLLLEDVVNTEHKPKLEIYDNGHLFLTLKMLHIDSESPICLSAEHVSFVLGENYLLSFQEELSNDIFTPVLDRLQASVGKTRRNGADYLLFALMDIVIDNYFIVLEKLGDSLDTVEDQVIRGTEELSLKELYSLKRELTIARRVIWPLRDMINQLIREDNPLISKETIPYLRDLYDHVMQVLDTIDSYRELVASLADVHLSTISNRMNSVMKTLTIFSAVFMPLTFIVGVYGMNFDNMPELRVHNGYYYVWGLMIAVTIGLIFYFKSKKWM